The proteins below are encoded in one region of Periplaneta americana isolate PAMFEO1 chromosome 11, P.americana_PAMFEO1_priV1, whole genome shotgun sequence:
- the LOC138708560 gene encoding hemolymph lipopolysaccharide-binding protein-like: MSQPEQPFGQSLLVNVDSQACVRYCPDQPYLLINVSVSAQPHTAPKIPYGYEHLGGIGYYKFHTDSKTWFDALLTCHSEGAHLAVINSALEDSLLKDLFSRYNNLYGAQDVNSVFIGFHDLYEEGYFMTIFSEPLKDAGYINWETGQPDNGGGRYGGGEDCGVMYRDGSLGDTWCNFQHAYICEIDL; encoded by the exons atgTCTCAG CCAGAGCAACCATTTGGCCAGAGTCTACTAGTGAATGTTGATTCTCAAGCTTGTGTTCGTTACTGTCCAGACCAGCCCTACTTACTAATCAACGTCTCGGTTTCTG CACAACCTCATACTGCTCCAAAAATTCCATATGGCTATGAACATCTGGGTGGCATCGGGTACTACAAATTCCACACAGACTCGAAAACGTGGTTTGATGCCTTGCTCACTTGCCACAGTGAAGGTGCACACCTCGCTGTGATCAACTCTGCGCTAGAAGATTCGCTTCTGAAGGACCTATTTTCGCGTTACAATAATCTCTATGGAGCCCAAGACGTTAATTCTGTATTTATTGGATTTCATGATCTATATGAAGAAGGATATTTCATGACCATCTTTA GTGAGCCCCTTAAAGATGCTGGATATATAAACTGGGAAACTGGACAACCAGATAATGGAGGAGGAAGATATGGAGGTGGTGAAGACTGTGGAGTCATGTACAGGGATGGATCATTAGGTGACACTTGGTGTAATTTTCAACATGCATATATTTGCGAGATTGATTTGTGA